ccaaactttacagtttttacaatttgatccctactcaattaacccctcaattgatctaatttttctcaattaacacctttttccaactattttagactactacatagcctttcatactcaaaaccgcaacaccaaaccttaattcccaactttttcacaattaggtccctaaaatcaatttctatcaaaattacttaataaaatcatcatataacaaaattaaagcttcaatttcatgtttattcatcataaaaatccaacactaatcaatggtaactttcaaaatcagccatggaatcaaaaactaatgaaataattagttggacctaattgtaaaagtatcaaaatcacaaaaattagaagaaataatcaagaattaaacttacatgattcaaaaatatgaaaaaccagcttattccagacctcctatggcgtttttgctgataaattgtgaagagatctctagatttttcacttttgtctttgttttaaatgtttaatttgttaagtttccaattttgcccctgtttctccttacattctgctgatttttcttacccaaccgtccagcccatataatttgggtctaatagccttttaaatccctccactttagtcacttaagctatttaatcacaatttaacaaattttacactattctcaatttagtcctttttagttaattaactatccaaacgttaaaattttctaacgaaactttaataccaactcaatgacactctataaatatttctaaaaatatttatggctcggtttaaaatcttcgaggtctcgatacctcgttttttttaattattttaatatttattcctagtacactattcactatttcaaaaattttcctaacttcacatttaacttatacttactaaatttataatattttctactcgtttgtcagatttagtgatctcgaatcaccattccgacaccactaaaaattcaggctattacaaacAATCTTGCACCTAAGCTCAATAAGACACATGGTCGAGTGAGGAGGTCGTGTGTGGCAGCCATAGAAAAACTCTCTTTGTACATTCCTTGTTCGTCAAAAGTCTATTTAGGATAAGTAGCCATAGAAAAACTCACACCCGTTGCGGTGCCGAAACTCTTGAAATTAATCTGTCATACCCAAACTGCCTTGGTCACTAGTCTTGAAGAAATGCTTTTATGTTTCTACATTGGAGAAATTCCCTACTGACAGCCACCACTAAAAGATTTGATCAAAACTCGAGTCCCTTAATGACCTGTTATAAGCACATATTCGGACAACAATATACCTGAGGAGCATCATAGATAATCATTCTGTATTCCATTCTCCTTTTAGCGTCACATGGTCACACACACGAAGAGTTTCTTCCAACGATTCATTACTAGAACACTGTGACTTTAGTGGACTAGAACCTCTTAACCAAGTATCATTccaaaaacttaccaagctcCCATCACGATTAGTCCAAATGTAGACTTGTTTACCATCATTTCAAAAACTCGTAATGGATCACCATATGAACGAGCAGTTGTTTCGACGTATGTCTTCTAGGATATTCCATGAACATTGTATTTATTACATAGAATACAAACCCACAAATTCTTTGAGTTAGCGAATATATTAAACCTCAACATCAAAAGAAAGAGTTTGTTTTGGACTTAAAACTTTTGAATCCCTAAACCTCCATTCAACATCAGCATATAATAATCTTTTTAGCTAACGAGTGATGGTTTTCTACCTAAGCTTGAAGTTCCCCAGAAGAAACTGTGAGCTAGCTTGTCAATTTCCTTGTAGATCGTGATTGGAATTTTAGTCGTAGCCATAAAATAATTGGGAATCGTAAGTAATACTGACTTAAACAATGTGAGGCGACAAGAAAATGACAACTTACTAGCATCCCACCCATTCAGTCGATTCCGGATCTTacccaaaataaattgaaattttttgtcCATACTCTGTTGTGAAAAAATGACATACTGAGATATTTCCCCAAGTTGTGAACTTTTGAGAAACCTAGCTTTCCGCATATAACTGTTGCTAGTTCCTCAGACACACTGTGAGAAAAAATTGATCGAGTCTTCTTTCCGTTAACTTTGTGGCCAAAGAAACGATAGAATTGATTTAGAATGTGCTTTAGGCAATCCGCTCCATTTTCATCGGCTCAACAGAAAAGCACCAGATCAACAGCAAAAAATAGAGGGGACACGTATAATTGTCTACGTCAAAGCATGAACAATTCCCATCTTCCTTCCTCAATAGCTATTTTAATCAAGTAACCCAATCGTTCCATGCCAGGAACAAAAAGGTATGGACAGAACAGATCTCCCTATAGCACTGCTCTAATTGGTTTGAAGTTATCTGAAAAGCAACCATTCCGAAGCAATTGCATTGTCGATGATGAAACGCATTACGTGATTATTCTAACAAACGATTCTAGAAGCCTATCATCTAATAGAGTGTCATTTAAAAAATCCCACTGCACCCTGTCATAAGCCTTCTCAAGATCTACCTTGATTACCATCCAACCCTTTTTGCACATTGTATTCTTCATAGTGTGAATCGATGCCTGGACAACAATAATGTTATCAGTAATGTTTTGCGATGCAATGAAACTTGATTGATTCTATTTTCTTAGCACATTCATAGCTTATCGAAGACGAATAATAATAGTCtttgtaataattttatacaGAACCGTACATAAGCTAATGGGCCTATATTGACTAATCAACTCTACACCAATGCTTTTAAGAATAAGGGTCAAGAGAGTTCTGTTATGTTTTGGGTCTAAAACTCCTCCCGAGAAAACATATTGAACCATCTGAAAGACATTGTTTCCGACGATATCCCAATTTGCTTGgtaaaatttgacatcaaaaccatacACACCCGACGCTTTGAGTGAGACCAGGATAAAAATAGAACGTTAAATCTATTCCATATTGACCTCGACAAATAAATCACTCACAATATGAGATTCTTGATTTGGAAAACTCCACTTGACAATAAATCCCCAAATCGAGTATGGGTCCACTGTATATAACAGTAAGAAATACTCAACCGCATTTGTCCTAATGATTTTAATATAATGGCACCACTCATTACCCTTTATTTTCAAACTCACAATTCGGTTCTGTCGACCCATCTTCATTGTACGATTATGGAAGAAACTTGTATTTCTATCCCCAATCAGTAACCACTCACTCCTAGACTTCTGAAACCAAAATATTTCCTTTTGGTTCAGAATTTTTTCAATGTCAAGTCGCACTTCTGTTTCCCTAAATCTAAGGCTCGTGCTATTATTTTGTTTCAAAGCTTTTTGTATGTGTTCCAATTTCATCCTTGTTTTTTCTAGAAAAATTGCTATTAAACATTGTTTTGTTGTAGACTTGGATAAACTAAGTAAAGTTCTCTAAATTCACCGCAATGTCTGCTTCGTTACTCCAAGATTTTAACACAACATCTTGATACTCAGGGTGCGTCAACCAACTAGTAAGAAAATGAAAAGGTCGGTCTCATTCCTTTAACCTCTTCGGATACGCCGAGATCAACAACGAATGACGGTTAGACTTCAGCCTGTGTAAATGCCGCACAGTTGCGTTAGATGCAAAAGCTTGCTAACACTCATTGCAAATAGATCGATGCAATCTTTGAAATGAATTTCCACTGTTCCACATAAACATTTGTCCCTGAAATGCTAAATTAAGAAGTCTATGTTGTAAGAAAAAAGACCTTAAACAAATACTCCCTACTCAACTAGGTTCAGAACCGTCCTGTCTTTCTTCCGAGCATATAATGACATTAATATCACCTGCAATCATCCATGGCTCACTTAAGTGGTAATCTGATTCAACTTACCCCACAATTAAACCCTTGTGCTTCGTTGTGGACATGCATAAACCGTAGTGCAAAAAAAGGGTGCTGACTTCTATCATCACGGATTCGCATATGAACAAATTGAGGATGAACTTTAAAAATCTCCATCCGAGTGCCCTCATTCCAAAATAACCATATACCCCTTACAAAGCCTAATGCTTCGATTCTAAAAGAATATTCAAAACTGGATATCGCAATGACTGGATCTACCTTAAGATCAGTAATTCGAGTTTCAAAAAAAAGCAACAAAATCTGGAGAAAACTCTGTTctataatcctttaaaaattgtTGAACGGGTGTGTCCACACCCACAAcaattcaaaaaaaatgaaaattgaaatctaccatcatcagataaaaataaagaaataagctTTTACCATTGAAACCATGCAGCCCCCATATCCACTAGAAATTCATTCTCCGAACCTTTAACATCAACAACATTCCTCTTCATTTCCATTTCTTCCCCAACCTCACGATTTAGCACTTATAGAATATATTTTGTTTCCCCCACTACTAACATTAAAGGCTAGTCACTTTTCGACAGGTTCGTCAGTTCTTGACCGATGTTACAACTTATTCTACTTTCTCTCTCATCATCTGGTATTTGACCAATATTTTCTCCCATTTTATTTTGTGAATCTAAAACTCGAGAGCACTGGCCCTTACTTTCTTTTTGTGACATACCTGTTTTCGAAAGAAATTTTACTAAAACATTTTTCCTCTCGTTTAAAAATAGACCCACCGCTTGAAAATTAATCTGACCAACTTTCTTAACAATTTAAATTGACCCCATTTTTTTATCAATCATCAAAAGGTTTAACATTTGGCCCAATAGATGACCCACATATTTTATTGGATTGTTTTAGTTTGTTATTATTATGTTTCAACCCATCAACCAACACTAGCCTTTTCCCTTTACCCTTACTTAGGGTTTCCTTCGCCTTTGCGTTTTCCCTTATCTACTTTTCCACCATACTACCATTCCTTTCCAAAATCCTTAATCTCCCTCGTTTTCCCCTTAAAAACTTGTTGACATCGTTATCATTTAATTCCCCAGATTTTCCTCTACCAATTCCCCATGATTCCCACCCAAAATTAGAAATTTGCAACCACTTACGATGTTAGCCTCCACAATGCCATCCGCCTTTGCCACGATCGTTCTTGTCTTCCTCCATTGGCTTCGTTCAACAATCATCCCCATCACATACTTCTTTGCTTCTACATCTTGTAACATTGTTACCCTCTTTGGTGGTTTATCTTTCTCCGGCACCATATCTATTTCTTGCCATGTGTTGTGAGGACAAGCTTCTCTATAATGCCCTTACCTTCTACTATCGAAACAAATTATGGGTAAGGATTAATATTCAACCCGTTGAATCCTTCCGTCAATCCTGAACTTTGAGATTAAAGGCTTCCCCATATCCACAAAAACCATCATTCTAACAAACTGACCCCTCGATTTAGCATCCTTCTCCTCCTTCTAAGTTTCTCACCATCAACACTATTACCCATCAATTTATCTTTCAACGATTCGTTTGTGCCACGAATCATGTTCACCGCCATTCCTTTCACATCCACTATGGGATCATCAGGGTCAGGTGGTTCCTCTGCTCTACGATGTACTTTCTTAGTTGAATGTCCAATGCGGCCACAGGAAGACGACGTTACACCAGcaattttctccatttttcttgaaaataatttatatttaagaagaTCGTAGTTACATCCTACtagaattattaatataaaataagtaaataacatATTAAGTCAGTTTTAAAATGTAGTCTGAAAacatttgttaaatttaagttgtatcataaaaataccaaagttattataatataaaaaaatatagtaattaaTAAGTAATTGTCAATTTCATGAGTTTCGATCCATTGAaaatcttaatttatttattgtgatgacttttatttaaaaaaatgtcatGATGTCACATActaataaaaccaaaattttaaataaataaaatttttggccaacaattaaaaataaaatgatatatataattttatatcgaGTAAAGTAGaagttttctttttaaagtaagtCGTTTAATTATTCGGAATCCATTTTTGGTAAAGAAATAGTgcttttgatttattttagtcaagaatgtatatataataatatcatGCAAAGGTGGTCACAATCAAAGTGATTGttgattataataaaaaaactcgACTATGATACAATCACTAAATTAATCTTTATTCCCATTTGTCTAAGTCTagattttataaaattcaaatggGGATTGGGACAAGAACATAAAACAAGCAAAACTTGACAATGGAGGAATCATGTGGAATTTTTTACtccttttttgaaaataaataaattcccaTCACCAAACGTTGCTTTCATGGATGCCATTATTATTAAGTGATAACAAATTATCTTTTTGGCTGAATGTTTATTCCTCATCTCGATTTGGAATCTCGAAGCTTGCACTTGGAACGgaaataaattaattacaaaaaagagACTGATATATTTTATAGAGAGAGAATGCTTGTTTGGGTGTTGATGCTTAATTGTGCGGCTCCTAAGCAAATAATTATAACAAGTATACAGAAACAAATCTCTTATATATTCTTGACTTTAATATGAATGGAGAAATGAATAATTTATATATCATGATTAACAATCATCTCTTTGGTGAGCACTGTAAGCTAGCTTGTCCCCTTTAGCCATAGTTGTTGCCTATATACATGTCATTGAAGTAAACAAAATGGATCATGATATATCAATTGATGTAAGGGGTGGAGGGCAGTTGGTGATATGCCATTGTCTTTGCAGCATTATTCCATGCTTTCTTCATCGAAGTTGAACTCATCTGTACAACATTTTCAACTTAACTTTCCAAAACCACccaagaaatatatataatttattaattaattgagTCAGTTTTTAAGTCAGACAATATCTCAAAAGAAGCTTCTttatctataaatatatatatgttgtttgAGGACTTGGACCATGATTTGTTAAAAACCTCCATTGAATATATGGGGACATTTCAAAGGCAATTTCAAGTTGAAGAAAATTATGGTTTGGTCAGCTGAACAGCAAGCAGTCATTGATTGAAATTCTCCCACtacccaaaaatagaaaaatgaaattctAGATCTAAATCAATTTTGGTTACCCAACTTTTAATTcatattacaaataaaaataaattaagctcTTActgttttattaaaattaaatttaggtgaaaacttattaattatatccaaattatatcaaactccCACTTGTATTCAATGAAATCTAACCTAAACCTAATTCAAGCGGTAAGAACGTTTCATCTACTTTTTTCAAACATCAAAGTCAATTTTCTATTATTGACTTTCATCAAAAGTCTATCATTTGGGTACTCACTTCTTcctttactaaattaaccttttccATAATTTTATAGTATAAATTTCTTCAAGTAATCCATTATAAACTTCAGCATTTTCTTCTTGGCGATATACATATATGATGTCTGCCTAACTTTGAAAGTTAAACCTGGTAAAGTAGTGTTTGTCTGCTTGCATTTCTTACATGCATGTTGAAATTTCTACCCCTTCCCCCCCCCCAAATGGAAACTCGTCGATGCATGGTAACAACTACTGAgacttttgtgaaagaaaataAGAGGTATGAAGTTTGAATTTGGTGCTGAAAAACAGTGTCAcctattaaataaattcatggTTTCTTCATCAAccctattttattgttttattattttcttatctcAATTTTTTGTGTCACGAGAAACTTTAATTGGTAACTCAAAAGAAAGCAATTTTAATCGAATAAGTAACTAGAAGAAAGTGAAACTCGACAGAAAAGAAgataaaagatgaaaaagaaacagGGCCCAAAAACATGACATTACATGAAAGGGGAAGGGAAGGGGAAACCGTGAACAAGGATGTCAGAGTTACACGTGTCGAAAACCCAGAAGGGAAAAAGGGCGAGAGGGTAGTAATGAAAAGCAAAAGTCGTTTCTCTTTCACGTGGATCCCTCCATGAAAGGGTATAGTCACAGTGTGACAAATTTTTTACAGGTTatgtccttttttctttttttctctgatGTTTGTTCTAATTAAGCAAACCCCCCAACTCCGCGGCCAATGTGTTATTTTCTACCACCAGCTTTTTTCCTCGCTCTCTGTCGCTCACCCTTTCTCCGATGTTGTCGGCTTTTCACCCTCATGATCagcatttcataaaaattaaaattaaaaatatgtttttattatttagattttttgTTAACCAACTCTAATAAATTAGTATTAACAAcaatattattgttttatttgaaaGGGTTTTGGGTGCTTCTCTGCGACAGTGTGCCCTTCTTTATTGTGTATAGTAAAAATGAAtgaggatttttattttttgatgaataatatgtaaaaaatatatttattaaaaatttatataagaaccaattgaaattttaattaaaatgataaaattaaatgtttaaatattaaaatttttattaattaaaaatgaaaaagaaacgcTTCCTTACAAATACACATTTATACAAGTAGAAAGTATTACAATAATTTCACACTGTTGAGTACTCACTAGCTATGATCATGGTAATTTGGTAAGTGTATATTAAAAACTAGACAattataaaacaaacaaaaaaacaaaggGGAGAGAATCAATAAAAtgacataaaaaaatacaaatattgtTAAGAAATGCTGTAAAATTACATCTAAAACCATGTAAAATTAAGTGTTACGTATGGCATTTAATATAACAGAGAGAGacaagaaaatgaaatgaaaggaTGTGTGTGGAAAGGAAGGAGTGAACACCTGGATCACGCCTATTAGAAAGTATGTGGGGTATATGCTGACAGACAGACAAAATTATTTTCTCCCATTGGTCGCTCTTCACATTTAATAAATAtcactctttttttattttttaatcttttatctTTTTATCTTTCCAAGCAAAACTTAAATTATGGGACTGCTCATTGCCATGCCCATGCAGACAGATTTCCCTCTATCTATctcatttaattaaactataaattTGTTCtacttaatataatttttatagtttGTGGGACGTGTCAACGGTCAACACCACCTTCCCACTTCCCCCCGTTCTCTCACTTCTATGCACtaccttttaatttaatttaattctttatttatctatttctttttaataattagACATCATTTACgctttataaaaattttatgatgtGCGTCACATTGTAAGAAAAACATAACAAATGGATGGTTGCTTCAATTCAAGTTTGAAGGACACTGATCACTCAACAACATTGTTTTAGAATTGAAGCTTCAAGTtctattttaaaatcattaggtAACTTGGAGTAAATGAGTCTACAATTTTCAAACCAGTTTAAgcaatatttaattattgataaCCTAACCATGTATATTAATTTACACAAGTATtataattttggtttatttagGGTTTACAAGGTGACACGTCTACTCCTGGAATTACAATATTCAATTTATCCTATAAAATACAagtattttatttatcttaactATCTagttaaaataaacatatttgaATATTGATTACAATAATCCAGAACCAAATAACTAAACCTTTCGTAGAGTGTTGGGTAGATAGCTTACAATATGTGAAGTAGCTTCTCAAGGTTAGGCAACCATAGGTAGCTAGTAGGATGGTGTTAAATACTACTCAGTCGAGGGAGAGGTAATTAAATCAATGGGAAAGCAAAAGATATCTAACACTTGGTTGCCTACAAAAAACGATAGCTCCAATTCCTCGGTTGTTGACGTATCAAGTTGAGCCCCATCATACTTAAGTTTGCCGGTCATTTAAATTTCTTATTCCAATAATTATGAGAAGAAAATTTCGAGAGCATGCATCCCACCTGACCAAAGGAAACGGATTTGGTGATATTTTGTCAAATATATTTCATAGTGATATGATTACATCATAATATAATCTTCATGTTTGGTGGGAGCTGAAAATAGTAATGAGTGACATGATTTATCTGACAAGCCGATTGAAAACATGTACAATTTTTTGCAACCTTTCACTTTAGATGCCTTTGCCTTTCAAGCTTTTATGAAATGAAGAAATTTGGACTAAGAAACAAAAGACATTGAAAAGGTGAAAATGAAATCTTGAGTCATGTATATCCTTCATTTCTTTTCACCTAATTTCAATTGAGGAGTAAGTACAAACTATAATCATACTGTCTActtatttgaattgaataaagATGGAAACtttataaatagaaaattaaagaataaaatttctctatattttttaaatttgtgatCATTTTTTCTAATAATGTTATATTCAAACTCTGTTCGATCCAAAATTTGAGACAATAGATATAAtctgaaaaaaaattcataaatagtTGTTAATAAATTTGAGATTACCAAATTTTGAGGAGTCAATATCAGTTTATACCTAATTGCTCCGCATATAGTTCCTCTAACTATATTTTCTCTTTTAAAAGTACAATTGCTTTACATTTTGTTATCATTTGCTAGAGTGACCACTAAATTCTTCTTCCTATGTGAAGTGTGAACTTAGGGTAATTGGGTTTTACACCTAATAGTACTTGTCATAGGTGATAGGGAGGCCATACCCTAAAACTCCATTTCTCAACTCACCTTTTGGCTATTGCCTTGTATGTCATGCCACCTCAATGTGTGGTTTAACAGCAAAGACATTGAGATGACATCCTGCATGATGTAACTATTCAAGAGATGTTGTACTCAAATTAAAGGGTAAGAAACTGAATTTAAAGTTTAAACCCATTAAAACAAAAGTTGCCCTACCCTTTGTTACTGTTAGATTATGCAAAGATTGTGTTTCAGATACAATTGATTTTCTAAATCATTGATAGGTGTGGAGAAGGATAAAGGGGAAATATTAAGCGACCACCTCCATATGAGATTCTTTAAGTTTCAtacaaaagattaaaagaaaaaaaaagtaaaggaaGGAAGGAATGAAGCTAAGAACCGATAAAGCTAACCCCTTGAAATCAGAAATCTAATAGTATCTAATGCCTATTCAACTCATTCTTTAattaaagagaaagtaaaaggaTTGTGTTGCCAGAGAACAGAAAATGAATAATTGTCCCCACTTTGTAATTCAACAATAATCTCAACTCTGCCATTTTTACTTTACGCTTTGGTCATCTACATGCCTTCCCTCAAAGATTCCCTCTCTCTAGTCAGCCCACCACCAATTGATTAAACCCCATATGCccatatcttttcttttttcattgcAGATGTCCTttcaattcatcaaaatttctcaGGCATCTGACCCAACTTCTTAAAACTACTGAAAATCATCATTCAATGCCAAATAAAAAtggacaaaaaaattaaagaataaaatgaaagATATGCTAATACTGAATTTCTTTTTTCTATGATCCATTTCTAAAAAgatatttgcatttttttttctgttttcctGGGGGAGTTTTGACTAAGTAAAGGAATCTTAACAAAGAagggggaaagaaaaaaagaattgtttcatgacatgttaaCATGAACACTGGCATTGGTAATAGAATCACAAACAGGGCAAGTGCCTACCAGAGTGGACCCACAAACTGTACAGAGACAAAGATGCCTGCATGGCAGCAACAGCACACTTGACTCCCTTTCCCCGCACTTCCTACACTTCCTAATATTATGATTCCCAACCACCACCGCCTTATCCGGCGCACATCCACCGCTCCCTTGTGGCTGCGGTGGCACCACCGTGCGCCACCCTTCATCGCTGCTTCCGCAGCTAGACTCCGCATCATCGGCCAGCGCGGCTGCGCCTCCGCCGCTCAAGTGGCGTTCGTCGCTGACGTGCGCCAGGACTTGCTCTAAATTGGTACGCAGGGACTTGGCAGTGGCTTCGTTTGTTTGTGCCAGGTCTCTCCACAGTTGGTTCTCTACGTACAGGCTTTTAACCCTTTCTTGAAGAATCCAGTTCAGTTTCCCCATTCTCTgcatctcttcttctttttccatcAGTTTCTTCATTGCCCCTTCTTGGATTGCAGTAATCAACATTGTCGATtgcctttttcttctttcttcaagTTCAAACCTCACTTTCtctgtctgtaatcaatgcaaAATAAAAAAGGGTTCATATCATTAAATTGCCATGTTAACTCAGCATTaacggaaaaaaaaaagaaagggttttTTTCCCCTTATTGAAACGACTGTATTAAGAAAAGTTGGATTTTTTTGTCAGAAAACTTACGTGTTCAGCAATGAAACGCTCGAtttcttgttgttgttgttggaTCTGGGAGAAGACATCATCATCAAGAACAGAGGAAACACCACAAAGTTCGTTCTTTTGGGAGACAGTGTATGAATCAAAGCCATTGATGAATGAATCTCTGGGCCTTTTTCTTGTTGCGGAGACTGGGATATTCATATTATAGGTAAGGCCACTGTCAGCTTTATTGATTGAAGTTTTGGCCGAAATCGGATCACAGACAAGGGATTGATATAATGGAAAAAACTGGGAATCTTGTTTCATTGAATCAACCAACGGAATACAATAATCCACCTGGCCACTGCATATATTACCACTCCCTTGGTTTGTTTTCATAAAACCACTGct
The genomic region above belongs to Gossypium hirsutum isolate 1008001.06 chromosome D05, Gossypium_hirsutum_v2.1, whole genome shotgun sequence and contains:
- the LOC107906001 gene encoding BOI-related E3 ubiquitin-protein ligase 1 isoform X1, with product MAVEAPHMNPFPPQLITNSSGFMKTNQGSGNICSGQVDYCIPLVDSMKQDSQFFPLYQSLVCDPISAKTSINKADSGLTYNMNIPVSATRKRPRDSFINGFDSYTVSQKNELCGVSSVLDDDVFSQIQQQQQEIERFIAEHTEKVRFELEERRKRQSTMLITAIQEGAMKKLMEKEEEMQRMGKLNWILQERVKSLYVENQLWRDLAQTNEATAKSLRTNLEQVLAHVSDERHLSGGGAAALADDAESSCGSSDEGWRTVVPPQPQGSGGCAPDKAVVVGNHNIRKCRKCGERESSVLLLPCRHLCLCTVCGSTLVGTCPVCDSITNASVHVNMS
- the LOC107906001 gene encoding BOI-related E3 ubiquitin-protein ligase 1 isoform X2, translated to MAVEAPHMNPFPPQLITNSGFMKTNQGSGNICSGQVDYCIPLVDSMKQDSQFFPLYQSLVCDPISAKTSINKADSGLTYNMNIPVSATRKRPRDSFINGFDSYTVSQKNELCGVSSVLDDDVFSQIQQQQQEIERFIAEHTEKVRFELEERRKRQSTMLITAIQEGAMKKLMEKEEEMQRMGKLNWILQERVKSLYVENQLWRDLAQTNEATAKSLRTNLEQVLAHVSDERHLSGGGAAALADDAESSCGSSDEGWRTVVPPQPQGSGGCAPDKAVVVGNHNIRKCRKCGERESSVLLLPCRHLCLCTVCGSTLVGTCPVCDSITNASVHVNMS